A single Roseinatronobacter monicus DNA region contains:
- a CDS encoding peptidoglycan-binding domain-containing protein: protein MRRLLPFIFVLCLGLPAQATNVALVIANQDYETLSDARGANAVSATRETLEDMGFHVFTGEGLSAEEMRAQLAGMHERIMRDGAERVVVVLAGHFAQSRSGAWLMGREAAELGLALTDGQALRLDIVLEIAGLATEGAMVWLADSGTSLDLGRGVEAGLPPRLMVPQGVGVVRGRADHVVGGLRATLRPGTVLASVVDRNRNLTGEGAIPALVPFLPDGFAPATRADLRVFAAAQEEDTEEAYQAYLDAFPNGQNAQAARAALERIRTSPERVEQALMLTRDERRAIQNDLSVLGYDTRGIDGIFGPGTRGAITNWQRQNDLDESGFLTQDQIFKLAGQGADRALALEAETRARREAEERSDRDFWSATGAAGDEAGLRSYLERYPDGIFASLAQERLGQMVADAQEAAWRRARDVDTVAGYEAYLDDWPDGTYSAAARSRLARLQPEPEGPGPEAAPPGQERAAVARARAEEQQLGLAGPTRLLIEQRLARLGLDPGPVDGVFDDQTRVAIAQAQDRFDLRQTGYVNQDLLTMLISNLFREFFD, encoded by the coding sequence ATGCGTCGACTTCTGCCATTTATTTTTGTGCTGTGTCTGGGGTTGCCGGCTCAGGCCACGAATGTGGCCCTTGTCATAGCAAATCAGGACTATGAGACGCTCAGTGATGCGCGCGGCGCAAACGCTGTTTCCGCCACCCGCGAAACGCTGGAGGATATGGGCTTTCACGTCTTCACGGGCGAGGGGTTGAGCGCCGAGGAAATGCGCGCCCAGCTTGCAGGTATGCACGAACGGATTATGCGCGACGGGGCAGAGCGCGTTGTCGTGGTGCTGGCGGGACATTTTGCACAATCGCGCAGCGGTGCGTGGCTTATGGGCCGCGAGGCAGCGGAACTGGGGCTGGCGCTGACCGATGGTCAGGCGCTGCGGCTGGATATCGTGCTGGAAATTGCCGGGCTGGCAACCGAGGGCGCGATGGTCTGGCTGGCCGATAGCGGCACGTCGCTGGATCTTGGCCGCGGGGTTGAAGCTGGTTTGCCGCCGCGGCTGATGGTGCCGCAGGGGGTTGGTGTCGTGCGGGGGCGCGCTGACCATGTTGTCGGCGGTTTGCGCGCGACCCTGCGCCCCGGCACTGTCCTTGCCTCTGTCGTGGACCGCAACCGCAACCTGACAGGTGAAGGGGCGATACCGGCCTTGGTTCCGTTCCTGCCAGATGGTTTCGCCCCTGCAACGCGCGCGGACCTGCGCGTTTTCGCCGCCGCACAAGAGGAAGACACCGAAGAGGCCTATCAGGCCTATCTTGACGCTTTCCCCAATGGTCAGAACGCGCAGGCGGCCCGCGCCGCACTGGAACGCATCCGCACATCACCCGAGCGCGTCGAGCAAGCCCTGATGCTGACCCGCGACGAGCGGCGCGCCATTCAGAATGACCTTTCCGTTTTGGGCTATGATACCCGCGGCATTGACGGCATTTTCGGCCCCGGCACGCGCGGCGCAATCACCAATTGGCAGCGCCAGAATGATCTGGACGAAAGCGGGTTCCTGACGCAGGACCAGATTTTCAAACTCGCCGGACAAGGCGCTGATCGGGCTTTGGCCCTAGAGGCGGAAACCCGTGCCCGGCGCGAAGCCGAAGAACGAAGCGACCGCGATTTCTGGTCCGCGACAGGTGCGGCGGGCGATGAAGCAGGTCTGCGCAGCTATCTGGAACGCTATCCAGATGGAATTTTTGCAAGCCTTGCACAGGAGCGCTTGGGCCAGATGGTCGCCGACGCGCAAGAGGCCGCTTGGCGACGTGCGCGCGATGTGGACACGGTTGCAGGGTATGAAGCCTATCTCGATGACTGGCCGGACGGCACGTATTCGGCGGCCGCGCGCAGTCGGTTGGCACGATTGCAGCCCGAACCTGAAGGGCCCGGCCCCGAAGCGGCCCCGCCCGGACAAGAGCGCGCGGCAGTTGCCCGCGCCCGTGCCGAAGAACAGCAGTTGGGGCTTGCCGGTCCGACCAGATTGTTGATCGAGCAGCGACTGGCGCGATTGGGGCTGGACCCCGGACCCGTTGACGGTGTGTTCGATGATCAGACCCGCGTTGCGATTGCTCAGGCACAGGACCGGTTCGACCTGCGCCAAACCGGCTATGTCAATCAGGACTTGCTGACCATGCTGATCAGCAACCTGTTCCGCGAGTTCTTTGATTAG
- a CDS encoding ABC transporter permease, protein MHGTARRESRLTIAITTCELIFNQAIRNVRKNHGNAIIGLMLNIAQTVLLVGVFMIIFIFAGMRAAAIRGDTLIYLMSGVFLFMAHIKVLSAVSSAEGPTSTMMKHRPMNSIVSVCGAALAELYIQVLSVVVILFMYHVIWTPVEIHQPIAAFGMLLSVWFAGMAIGVVLYALKPWAPEASKLMTQLFARMNMVASGKFFLANTLPESYLHYFMWNPLFHCIDQARGYAFINYNPMHTSALYPVLFGIAVLFIGMLIESFTRKQASLSWSAKH, encoded by the coding sequence ATGCACGGCACTGCGCGGCGCGAGTCTCGATTAACGATTGCAATTACGACGTGCGAACTGATTTTCAATCAGGCCATTCGCAATGTGCGCAAGAATCATGGCAACGCCATCATTGGCCTGATGCTGAACATTGCGCAGACCGTGCTGCTGGTCGGCGTTTTCATGATTATCTTTATCTTCGCCGGAATGCGCGCCGCCGCCATTCGGGGTGATACGCTGATCTATCTGATGAGCGGCGTCTTTTTGTTCATGGCCCATATCAAGGTGCTGTCTGCCGTCTCGTCAGCGGAGGGGCCGACTTCCACGATGATGAAGCACCGGCCGATGAATTCCATCGTCTCGGTTTGCGGGGCGGCATTGGCAGAGCTGTATATTCAGGTGCTCTCGGTCGTGGTGATCCTGTTCATGTATCATGTGATCTGGACACCGGTCGAGATTCATCAACCCATTGCCGCCTTTGGGATGCTTTTGTCGGTGTGGTTTGCGGGTATGGCAATTGGGGTGGTGCTTTATGCGCTGAAACCTTGGGCGCCCGAGGCCAGCAAACTGATGACACAGTTATTCGCGCGCATGAACATGGTTGCGTCGGGCAAGTTCTTTCTCGCCAATACGCTGCCGGAATCCTATTTGCATTACTTCATGTGGAACCCGCTGTTCCACTGTATCGACCAAGCGCGCGGCTATGCTTTTATCAACTACAACCCGATGCACACCTCTGCGCTCTATCCGGTTCTGTTCGGGATCGCGGTTCTGTTCATCGGGATGCTGATCGAGTCATTTACCCGAAAACAGGCATCCCTCAGTTGGTCCGCGAAACACTAG
- the cysQ gene encoding 3'(2'),5'-bisphosphate nucleotidase CysQ: MNFNSVETVFRTLALQAGAKIMEIYEQSDFSVRLKDDTSPLTEADEAADAIISAGLRAAFPDIAVVTEEQTASHALHADRFFIVDPLDGTKEFVKRRGDFTVNIALVECGVPVRGIVYAPAKGRMFYTSADGSAIEEQGPFSLDLAGQTRGLRMREPDQNALVVVASKSHRDQATDDYISQYAVADLRSAGSSLKFCLLAAGEADFYPRLGRTMEWDTAAGHAVLQAAGGEVLDFNTHAPLRYGKAGYENPFFIARHTDVTLVPPA; the protein is encoded by the coding sequence ATGAATTTTAACAGCGTCGAGACGGTTTTTCGCACACTTGCCTTGCAGGCAGGCGCAAAGATTATGGAAATCTATGAACAGTCCGACTTCTCGGTCCGCCTGAAAGACGACACGAGCCCGCTGACCGAAGCGGATGAGGCGGCTGATGCGATCATCAGTGCGGGCTTGCGGGCCGCGTTCCCCGATATTGCCGTTGTGACCGAGGAGCAAACCGCCAGCCATGCGCTGCATGCGGATCGCTTCTTTATCGTTGACCCGCTGGATGGCACCAAGGAATTCGTGAAACGACGGGGCGATTTCACTGTCAATATCGCCCTTGTCGAATGCGGCGTTCCGGTGCGCGGCATTGTCTATGCACCTGCCAAGGGGCGGATGTTCTATACCAGCGCCGATGGCAGCGCAATTGAAGAGCAAGGGCCCTTCAGCCTTGATCTGGCAGGGCAGACACGCGGTCTGCGGATGCGTGAACCCGACCAGAATGCGCTTGTGGTCGTCGCGTCAAAATCACACCGCGATCAGGCGACCGATGATTATATCAGCCAATATGCGGTTGCCGATTTGCGTTCCGCCGGATCGTCACTGAAATTCTGCCTGCTCGCAGCGGGTGAGGCTGATTTTTACCCCCGGCTTGGCCGCACGATGGAATGGGACACGGCCGCAGGACATGCCGTCTTGCAGGCCGCCGGGGGGGAAGTGCTTGATTTCAACACGCACGCGCCGCTGCGTTATGGGAAAGCGGGCTATGAAAACCCGTTCTTCATCGCACGCCATACCGATGTTACCTTGGTTCCGCCTGCGTGA
- the pyrF gene encoding orotidine-5'-phosphate decarboxylase: MLPADDRLIVALDVPNALAGLELARVLGDTVSFYKIGLGMLTGGGLALANELKQEHGKRMFLDMKFFDIGATVTSAVRGIAQYDLDFLTVHGDPHVVRAAREGAGGSGLKILAVTVLTSLDRQDLDDGLMRAGDLTELTLERAARAFAAGADGVIASPHEAAGIRALPEAAGKLIVTPGVRPVGSASGDQKRIATPAHALQSGADHIVVGRPISQATNPRAAATAILQDITGI; this comes from the coding sequence ATGCTGCCTGCCGATGACCGTCTGATTGTCGCCCTTGATGTGCCCAATGCGCTTGCTGGTCTTGAACTTGCCCGCGTGCTTGGTGACACCGTTTCGTTTTACAAAATCGGGCTTGGCATGTTGACGGGCGGCGGGCTGGCGCTGGCCAATGAGTTGAAGCAGGAACATGGCAAGCGCATGTTCCTTGATATGAAATTCTTTGACATCGGGGCCACGGTCACGTCTGCGGTGCGTGGGATCGCGCAATATGATCTGGATTTTCTGACCGTGCATGGCGACCCGCATGTCGTGCGCGCGGCGCGCGAGGGGGCAGGCGGGTCCGGGTTGAAAATCCTTGCGGTCACGGTGCTGACCTCGCTCGACCGGCAGGATCTGGATGACGGGCTGATGCGTGCGGGTGATCTGACCGAGTTGACACTGGAACGCGCGGCGCGCGCTTTTGCCGCCGGTGCTGATGGCGTGATTGCCAGCCCTCATGAGGCCGCTGGCATTCGCGCCTTGCCAGAGGCTGCGGGCAAGCTGATTGTCACACCCGGCGTGCGCCCTGTGGGCAGCGCATCGGGCGATCAAAAACGCATTGCAACACCCGCCCATGCGTTGCAATCGGGTGCAGACCATATCGTTGTGGGCCGCCCTATCTCGCAAGCCACAAACCCGCGCGCAGCGGCGACTGCAATCTTACAGGACATCACGGGTATCTGA